One part of the Vicia villosa cultivar HV-30 ecotype Madison, WI linkage group LG6, Vvil1.0, whole genome shotgun sequence genome encodes these proteins:
- the LOC131609419 gene encoding receptor protein kinase-like protein ZAR1: MIHTFFLYFILLLFYFHPVISLSSDGLALLTLKSAVNGDSAAAFSDWNENDLTPCQWSGISCANISGETEARVVGIGLAGKGLRGYLPSELGNLIYLRRLSLHTNLFHGSIPVQLFNATSLHSIFLHGNNLSGSLSPSVCNLPRLQNIDLSQNSISGTIPESLGNCAQLQHLILAGNNFSGNIPVTPWMKLKNLVQLDLSANLLEGSIPDEIGLLNSLTGTLNLSFNHLSGKVPKSLGKLPVTVSFDLRSNDLSGEIPQTGSFSNQGPTAFLNNPKLCGFPLQKQCTGSAPSEPGSGPGSARRQVNRSKKGLSPGLIIIITVADAAGVALIGLLVVYVYWKKKDNSNGCSCTLKRKFGGSGNNEKSSFCCFCLSLGCVKGFKSDDSDVEESEKGGREGGGRVEGEGEGELVAIDKGFSFELDELLRASAYVLGKSGLGIVYKVVLGNGVPVAVRRLGEGGEQRYKEFAAEVQAIGKVKHPNIVKLRAYYWAHDEKLLISDFVSNGNLANALRGRNGQPSPNLSWSIRLRIVKGTARGLAYLHECSPRKFVHGDLKPSNILLDSDFQPLISDFGLNRLISITGNNPSTGGFMGGALPYLKSSQTERINNYKAPEARVPGCRPTQKWDVYSFGVVLLELLTGKSPDSSPGASTSVEVPDLVRWVKKGFEQESPLSEMVDPSLLQEIHAKKEVLAVFHVALSCTEGDPEVRPRMKTVSDNLERI; encoded by the exons ATGATACATACTTTCTTCCTTTACTTCATCCTCCTTCTTTTCTATTTCCATCCAGTCATTTCTCTCTCCTCCGACGGCCTTGCTCTTCTAACACTCAAATCCGCCGTCAACGGCGACAGCGCCGCCGCATTCTCCGACTGGAACGAAAACGACCTTACTCCGTGTCAATGGTCCGGCATTAGCTGCGCAAACATCTCCGGTGAAACCGAAGCTCGTGTCGTTGGTATCGGTCTCGCCGGGAAAGGTCTCCGCGGTTACCTCCCGTCGGAGCTTGGAAACTTAATCTATCTCCGTCGTTTGAGTCTTCATACTAACCTCTTCCATGGCTCTATTCCTGTTCAGCTCTTCAATGCCACTTCCCTCCACAGCATCTTCCTCCATGGAAATAACCTCTCCGGTAGCCTCTCTCCCTCCGTCTGCAACCTTCCGCGCCTCCAAAATATTGACCTCTCACAAAATTCAATCTCCGGTACAATCCCGGAGTCTCTCGGAAACTGTGCACAGCTCCAGCATTTAATCCTCGCGGGAAACAATTTCTCCGGCAACATTCCGGTGACTCCATGGATGAAGCTTAAGAATCTAGTTCAGCTCGACCTATCTGCGAATCTTCTAGAAGGTTCGATTCCAGACGAGATTGGCTTACTTAACTCCCTCACCGGAACGCTAAACCTCTCATTCAACCATCTATCAGGTAAAGTTCCGAAGTCTCTAGGAAAATTGCCGGTGACGGTTAGCTTCGACCTTCGTAGTAACGATCTTAGTGGAGAAATTCCTCAAACGGGGTCGTTTTCGAACCAGGGACCTACCGCGTTTCTGAATAATCCGAAACTATGTGGGTTTCCTCTGCAGAAACAGTGCACAGGTTCTGCTCCGAGTGAACCAGGGAGTGGTCCTGGTTCAGCTCGACGACAGGTGAACCGGTCGAAGAAAGGGTTGAGTCCCGGGTTGATTATTATTATAACAGTAGCTGATGCTGCTGGTGTGGCTTTGATTGGGCTTCTTGTTGTgtatgtgtattggaaaaagaaaGATAACTCCAATGGGTGTAGTTGTACTTTGAAGAGGAAATTTGGCGGTAGTGGAAACaatgaaaaatcgagtttctGTTGTTTTTGTTTGTCTTTAGGGTGTGTTAAGGGGTTTAAGAGTGATGATTCGGATGTCGAAGAGAGTGAGAAAGGAGGAAGAGAAGGTGGTGGTAGAGTGGAAGGTGAAGGAGAAGGTGAATTGGTGGCAATTGATAAAGGTTTTAGCTTTGAGCTTGATGAGTTGTTAAGAGCTTCTGCATATGTGTTAGGGAAAAGTGGGTTAGGAATTGTGTATAAGGTAGTGCTTGGGAATGGTGTTCCTGTGGCTGTGAGGAGATTAGGGGAAGGTGGTGAACAGAGGTATAAGGAGTTTGCTGCTGAAGTTCAAGCTATTGGGAAAGTGAAACATCCTAATATTGTGAAGTTGAGAGCTTATTATTGGGCTCATGATGAAAAGCTTTTGATTAGTGATTTCGTTTCCAACGGCAATTTGGCTAATGCTCTTAGAG GGAGAAATGGCCAACCATCTCCAAATCTTTCATGGTCAATCAGGCTGAGAATAGTCAAAGGAACAGCCAGAGGTTTAGCTTATCTCCATGAATGCAGTCCAAGAAAATTTGTTCACGGTGACCTCAAACCCTCCAATATCCTCCTCGACTCAGACTTCCAACCCCTCATTTCTGATTTCGGTCTTAACCGGCTAATCAGCATCACTGGCAACAATCCCTCCACCGGCGGTTTTATGGGTGGAGCTCTTCCTTACTTGAAGTCATCGCAAACAGAACGAATCAACAACTATAAAGCTCCCGAAGCTAGAGTACCAGGCTGCAGACCCACCCAAAAATGGGATGTGTATTCATTTGGTGTTGTATTACTTGAATTGCTCACCGGTAAATCACCAGATTCTTCTCCGGGAGCATCAACTTCTGTGGAAGTACCCGACTTGGTAAGGTGGGTTAAGAAAGGGTTTGAACAAGAAAGCCCTTTATCCGAAATGGTTGATCCATCACTTCTTCAAGAAATACATGCCAAGAAAGAAGTACTCGCTGTATTCCATGTAGCACTATCATGCACTGAGGGAGACCCTGAGGTCAGgcctagaatgaaaactgtttcGGACAATCTTGAAAGAATTTGA